The following proteins are encoded in a genomic region of Alnus glutinosa chromosome 8, dhAlnGlut1.1, whole genome shotgun sequence:
- the LOC133874858 gene encoding classical arabinogalactan protein 5-like, giving the protein MHRLVVLSIFVLCVSHSGVVQADNAPAPSPSPKPTPTKSPSPATSPAISPATTPTPTSKSPTTSPPTSAPTVSPPVSTPPAKSPSVSPPLKSPSLSPAKSPANPPATSVSPTPSPSTKGSSPVSSPVPASSPPIAPVSAPETAPVPASSATPEASASIPSSSATPGQAPVTLPSSGSPPSPAPVSPETAQGRVGDDSGSDSKRGGARVILSGLSIMAALAF; this is encoded by the coding sequence ATGCATAGGCTTGTTGTACTTTCTATATTTGTTTTGTGTGTCTCACACTCCGGTGTGGTACAAGCAGACAATGCGCCTGCTCCTTCTCCTTCGCCAAAGCCAACACCAACAAAGTCACCCTCTCCGGCCACTTCTCCTGCCATCTCTCCGGCGACTACTCCGACACCCACTTCAAAGTCTCCGACTACTTCCCCGCCTACGTCTGCTCCAACAGTTTCTCCGCCAGTGTCGACCCCACCGGCGAAATCCCCGTCAGTTTCACCACCGTTGAAATCACCGTCGCTTTCACCTGCAAAATCTCCGGCTAATCCCCCGGCCACGTCTGTTTCTCCGACCCCGAGCCCGTCGACAAAAGGATCTTCTCCGGTTTCATCCCCTGTGCCGGCTTCGTCTCCGCCCATCGCTCCTGTGAGTGCCCCGGAAACGGCTCCCGTCCCAGCGAGTTCCGCCACTCCCGAGGCTTCGGCGAGCATTCCATCGAGTTCGGCGACTCCGGGTCAGGCACCAGTAACTCTTCCATCGAGCGGTAGTCCGCCAAGTCCTGCGCCGGTGTCGCCCGAAACTGCACAAGGTCGGGTTGGTGATGATTCCGGTTCTGATTCGAAGCGCGGGGGGGCTCGGGTCATTTTGAGTGGCTTGAGTATCATGGCCGCTTTGgctttctaa
- the LOC133874857 gene encoding uncharacterized protein LOC133874857 — MDEGEGGYGEGTDQMDQFHRNEAISAVADEGFLGEEDDDYEDLYNDVNVGEGFLQSLRKGEEVGFKNEEEKKKVELPSPRVAPEVHNVSIPGVGEGSGNGSGGGARVSGYQINQGFRGNEVKGTVGSGGGGIRVELGQSGMMSKSQVNEVEEQSGNNNSSLIIQGIGRGQQSHGGVGNVGNEGLVRQSGGGGVGGGGSVNGIGGNGVGNSGGVGVMVGGGGIGGGVGGGGGGGGGTILFVGDLHWWTTDAELEAELCKYGPVKEVKFFDEKASGKSKGYCQVEFYDPTAATACKEGMNGLVFNGRPCVVAFASPYSVKRMGEAQVNRNQQTTQSTQVRRGPNNDAGGKPGGNNIATGGNYQGGDNNRGYGRGNWGRGNAQGGMGNRGPGGPMRNRGGGMGGRGIMGNGGNGFGQGIGAAPPLLHPQSMMGQGFDPAFGGPMGRMGSYGGFPGAPTPPFSGILSSFPPVGGVGLPGVAPHVNPAFFGRGMPMNGMGMMPTSGIDGPNMGMWSDPSMGGWGGEEHGGGRAGESSYGEEAASDHQYGEVSHDRVGWPNAMKEKDRGSERDWSGSSDRRYRDDRDPGYDRDIPKEKETGIDHDWSEKRHRDDRDIGRERSRERDRDRERSRERDRDRERDRDRERDRDRYREDKERYADHHRYRDREGDHEDEWERGRSSRTYSKSRLSQEEEHRSRSKDADYGKRRRLTSE, encoded by the coding sequence ATGGACGAGGGCGAGGGAGGGTACGGAGAGGGTACAGATCAGATGGATCAGTTCCATCGGAACGAGGCGATCTCGGCGGTCGCCGACGAGGGGTTCCTCGGCGAGGAGGACGACGACTATGAGGATTTGTACAACGACGTGAATGTCGGGGAGGGGTTTTTGCAGTCTCTGAGGAAGGGTGAGGAAGTAGGGTTTAAGAatgaggaggagaagaagaaggtagaGTTACCGTCACCGAGGGTGGCACCGGAGGTGCACAATGTTTCGATCCCTGGTGTCGGTGAGGGTAGTGGTAATGGTAGTGGTGGTGGGGCTAGGGTTTCTGGGTATCAGATTAATCAAGGGTTTAGAGGGAATGAGGTGAAAGGGACGGTCGGATCGGGTGGTGGTGGGATTAGGGTTGAGTTAGGGCAAAGTGGGATGATGAGTAAGAGTCAGGTGAATGAGGTAGAGGAGCAGAGTGGGAATAATAATAGTAGTTTAATCATTCAAGGGATTGGTCGAGGGCAGCAATCACATGGTGGTGTAGGGAATGTAGGGAACGAGGGTTTGGTGAGGCaaagtggtggtggtggagtaGGAGGAGGAGGGAGTGTGAATGGGATTGGTGGAAATGGGGTTGGGAATAGTGGTGGTGTTGGTGTTATGGTGGGAGGAGGTGGTATTGGTGGTGGTGTtggaggaggtggtggtggtggtggggggaCAATATTGTTTGTGGGTGATTTGCATTGGTGGACGACTGATGCGGAACTGGAAGCGGAGTTGTGCAAGTATGGACCAGTGAAGGAGGTGAAGTTTTTTGATGAGAAAGCGAGTGGGAAGTCGAAAGGATATTGCCAGGTCGAGTTTTATGACCCCACTGCTGCCACGGCGTGTAAGGAGGGAATGAATGGACTTGTCTTTAATGGGAGACCATGTGTTGTTGCGTTTGCATCGCCTTATAGTGTTAAGAGAATGGGAGAGGCTCAGGTGAATAGGAATCAACAGACGACACAGTCTACGCAAGTGAGGAGGGGGCCTAATAATGATGCCGGGGGTAAGCCTGGTGGGAACAACATTGCAACAGGTGGGAATTATCAGGGTGGGGATAATAATAGAGGTTATGGGCGAGGGAATTGGGGGAGAGGTAATGCACAGGGGGGAATGGGGAATAGAGGGCCGGGTGGACCGATGAGGAATAGGGGTGGTGGAATGGGAGGGAGAGGGATAATGGGAAATGGTGGGAACGGGTTTGGTCAGGGTATTGGTGCAGCCCCGCCGTTGTTACATCCTCAGTCAATGATGGGTCAGGGTTTTGATCCAGCATTTGGTGGGCCTATGGGGAGAATGGGTAGCTATGGAGGCTTTCCTGGTGCTCCAACGCCTCCATTCTCAGGCATTTTGTCTTCATTCCCCCCTGTGGGAGGTGTTGGTTTGCCTGGAGTTGCCCCTCATGTGAATCCAGCATTCTTTGGAAGAGGGATGCCCATGAATGGAATGGGAATGATGCCCACGTCTGGTATTGATGGGCCTAACATGGGAATGTGGTCAGATCCTAGTATGGGTGGATGGGGTGGTGAGGAGCATGGTGGTGGTAGAGCTGGGGAGTCTAGTTATGGGGAGGAAGCTGCATCTGACCATCAATATGGTGAGGTCAGTCATGATAGAGTGGGTTGGCCAAATGCCATGAAGGAAAAAGATAGAGGTTCAGAAAGGGACTGGTCTGGGTCGTCTGATAGAAGGTATCGGGATGATAGGGATCCAGGTTATGATAGGGatattccaaaagaaaaagaaacgggCATTGACCATGACTGGTCAGAAAAAAGGCATCGTGATGATAGAGATATTGGTCGAGAGCGCTCTCGGGAGCGTGATCGGGATAGAGAACGCTCCCGGGAGCGTGATCGTGACCGTGAGAGGGATCGTGATAGGGAGCGTGACCGTGACAGGTACAGAGAAGACAAAGAGAGGTATGCTGATCATCATAGGTACAGGGACCGTGAAGGGGATCATGAGGATGAATGGGAAAGGGGCCGGTCATCTAGGACTTACAGCAAGTCACGTTTATCACAAGAGGAGGAACATCGTTCAAGATCAAAGGATGCTGATTATGGGAAGAGGCGAAGGCTGACTTCCGAGTAA
- the LOC133875457 gene encoding nuclear transcription factor Y subunit B-3-like, producing MADSDNESGGGGTGNLSANEMSPREQDRFLPIANVSRIMKKALPANAKISKDAKETVQECVSEFISFVTGEASDKCQREKRKTINGDDLLWAMTTLGFEDYVEPLKVYLQRFRESEGEKTMVARDKDGPGGSSTTGLGNGGGGVYGNSMVLQGGHVYGSGGFHPMAVSGPSGVGFGGLGKSGPGYAGPSSNTGRPR from the coding sequence ATGGCGGACTCCGACAACGAATCTGGCGGCGGAGGGACCGGAAACTTGTCTGCGAACGAGATGTCCCCGCGCGAGCAGGACCGGTTCTTGCCGATCGCGAACGTGAGCCGGATCATGAAGAAGGCTCTGCCGGCGAACGCGAAGATCTCCAAGGACGCCAAGGAGACCGTGCAGGAGTGCGTGTCGGAGTTCATCAGCTTCGTCACCGGCGAGGCCTCCGACAAGTGCCAGAGGGAGAAGCGCAAGACCATCAACGGCGATGATCTGCTCTGGGCCATGACCACCTTAGGCTTCGAGGACTACGTGGAACCTCTCAAGGTGTACCTCCAGAGGTTTCGGGAGTCCGAGGGAGAGAAGACCATGGTGGCGCGCGACAAGGACGGTCCCGGGGGCTCGTCGACGACGGGTTTGGGAAATGGTGGTGGTGGGGTTTATGGGAATAGTATGGTGCTTCAGGGAGGACACGTGTACGGATCTGGTGGGTTTCATCCGATGGCTGTGAGTGGTCCTAGTGGTGTGGGGTTTGGTGGGTTGGGGAAGAGTGGGCCTGGGTATGCTGGGCCCAGTTCCAACACGGGCAGGCCCAGATAG